In Helianthus annuus cultivar XRQ/B chromosome 9, HanXRQr2.0-SUNRISE, whole genome shotgun sequence, the following are encoded in one genomic region:
- the LOC110879415 gene encoding WUSCHEL-related homeobox 4 translates to MGLSSMKVHQFTRGGGFWRDDESSSSGLTLGAFKRMRPLNPKLTSSGSTETCLTMNNNISVSNSSSSSSHVTAAFDLRSFIRPESSPIQLVSPDHKKDSPQVETHPGGTRWNPTQEQIGILEMLYRGGMRTPNAQQIEQITSQLSKYGKIEGKNVFYWFQNHKARERQKQKRNNLGLTHSPRSIPSSTMINSIPSNPRGEVVESPYKKCRSWSFECLEKDEEEDDHKTLELFPLHPEGR, encoded by the exons ATGGGACTCAGTAGCATGAAGGTGCATCAATTCACACGTGGTGGTGGGTTCTGGCGCGACGATGAATCTTCATCGTCTGGCCTCACCCTTGGCGCCTTCAAGCGTATGCGCCCCCTTAACCCTAAGTTAACTAGTAGTGGTAGTACAGAAACTTGTCTCACCATGAATAATAATATTAGTGTTAGCAATAGCAGTAGCAGCAGTAGCCATGTCACAGCAGCTTTTGACCTCAGGAGCTTCATTAGACCCGAGAGTTCCCCGATTCAACTCGTTTCACCCGACCACAAGAAAGATTCTCCTCAG GTGGAGACACATCCAGGAGGAACAAGATGGAATCCAACGCAAGAGCAAATTGGGATCTTGGAGATGTTATATAGAGGTGGAATGCGGACGCCAAACGCGCAACAAATCGAACAAATCACCTCTCAACTAAGCAAGTATGGCAAGATAGAAGGCAAGAATGTTTTCTACTGGTTTCAGAATCACAAAGCACGCGAAAGGCAGAAACAAAAGCGCAACAATCTTGGTCTAACTCATTCCCCAAGATCAATCCCATCCTCCACCATGATCAACTCCATCCCATCAAACCCTAGA GGAGAAGTAGTGGAGAGTCCATACAAAAAGTGCAGAAGCTGGTCATTTGAGtgtttggagaaagatgaagaagaagatgatcatAAAACCCTAGAGTTGTTTCCATTACATCCGGAAGGAAGATGA